The Amycolatopsis methanolica 239 nucleotide sequence CAGTGCACCACGTCGACGTCAGCGGACGCCTCGACCAGCCGTTCCAGAAGTCGGCGCGAGGCCCGCAGCCCGCCGTCGAGCACCAGTAGCCACGGCGCGGCCGAGCGCTCCAGCAGCCGGTTGCGCGTGTACCCGCGGCCCAGCGGCAGCTCGTGCCGCAGCACGTCGGCGGGCCGGGGGCGGGGCCGCGGCGCGACACCGTCTTCGCCGACGAGGATCCGCCGCGGCAGCACTGTGCCGGCGAGCAGGTCGCGCACCAGCGGGTCCGGATCCGGCTCGCCGGGGCGGCGGACCAGCAGCACGTCCACCTCCGCCCGGTCGGCGTCCGGGAACACGGTCGGCGCCGCCGAGGGCAGCCACTCCACGCCGGACGTGCGGCGCGCGTCCACCGTCTGCTGGCCCATGCGGGTGGCCAGCGGCGGGTTCTCGGCCGGCGCGCCGAGCGACCGGGTGCCGGCGAACCGCACGTCCCAGGAGGGGGTGTCGATCGCCAGCGGCCGCGGCGCGTCGACCGCGGCGGTCTCGGCGAGCGGCGGGCTCGCGGGCATCCCGGGCGAGGCGGTCAGCACCTGTTCGGCCAGCTCGACCAGGGTCTTCGCGGACGCCAGCGGCTCCAGCGCGGTGCGCACGAACTCGTACCCCGCCATCCGCAGGTCGCGCTCCCGCTGCGGATCCGCGGCCAGCGCGGTGGCCGCCGCACCCAGCGACTCCGGCCGCGTCACGACCAGGTGCGTGCCGGACACCAGCGGCGCCAGGTCCGTGGACGGCTCGGTCAGCACCACGCAGCCGTTGCACAGCGCCTCCAGCACCCGCACCCACTCCAACGCCCGGGACCGCTCGCGGTGCAGGTTGAGCAGGAACCGCGAGTTCGCCAGGTGCCGGAACTTCGCCTCGCCGGGCAGGAAGTCGACCCGCTGCGGGCCCATCGGCTCGTGCGGCGGGGTGAGCAGCCGGACCCGCAGGTCGGCGAGGTCGTCGGCGTAGGACGCGAGCAGCTTCGACCGGCGCCGCTCCGCGGTGCCGAGGTAGGTCACGTCGATCTCGCGGGCGCTGTACGGGTCGCCGCCCCACGCGTCCCACAGCGGCGAGTACCCCAGCTGGAAGTGCTCGACGGGGATGCCGCGGCGGCGCAGTTCGGCGGTCGAGTCGTGGTTGATGTCCACCGCGCCGGCCAGCCCCGGCAGCAGGGCCGCGCTGCGCTCGAAGGTCGCCGTGCCCGGGTGTTCGACGCAGAAGGCGATGGTGCGGCGGCGCTGCTCCTCGGTCGGCTGATCGGCCTCCGGGGTCACCACGAAGTACTCGTGCGGCACCACGACGTAGACCGTGTCGGCGTCCGCGTCCGGGTAGCGGCCGGTCGCCGTGGTCGCGCGGAACCCGGCCCGCCGCACCGAATCGGCGACCACCTCCATCAGCTCCGCCATGAACCCGGAGCCGCCGGTCGCGGACACGAAGCAGAGCTGCGCGGTCATGAAGTCCGCCGCCGCACGGCCCGCAGCGGCGCGGTGACCCGCCAGCTCACCGTCGCCCGCGTCGCGTCCAGTTCCCGGGCCAGCTCGGCGGCCCGCTGCTCGGCGGCGAGCGTGCCGCTCTCGGTGAGCGGCGCCTCGGCCTGCGCCGCGCCGGACAGCTGCAGCTCGGCGTCCAGCAGCCGGAGCCGCAGCCGGTCGCGCTCGCCGCGGGTCTCGGCCAGCTCGGCGCGCAGCGAATCGCGTTCGGCGCGGGCCACCAGCACGTCCCGCGCCAGCGCGTCGGCCTGCTCGGCGCGTTCGGCGACGCCGGCCAGTTTCTCGACCTGCTTCACCAGCTGGTCGCGGTGCTTGGTCAGCTCGTGGATCTGCAGTTCGGACTCGCGCAGCTCGGTGCGCAGCCGCTCGCGCTCCTCGGTGAACGCGACCCGCTCGGCCCGCAACCGGGTCAGCTCGGCGCGCACCGCACCGGGAAGTTCATCGGGCAGCTCGTCGGTCATCCCCGCTCCTTCACCAGCTCGGTGAGCACGTCGGCGTACTCGGCGGCGTAGCCCGCCGGGTCCAGCCAGCCGTGCAGCTTCTCGTAGGCGTTCGCGGCGATCGCGCGCCGCCGGGCCGCCGGGGTGTCCAGGGCACGAAGTAGCGCGACGGTGAGCGCGTCCGCGTCGTTGGGCTCGAACAGCCAGCCGCTGCGCCCGTCGGCGATCATCTCCCGCGCGCCGAACACGTCGCTGGCGACCACCGGCAGACCGCAGCACACGGCCTCCAGGATCGAGCGCGGCAGCGACTCCACGTCGGAGCTGTTCACGAACAGGTCCGCCGCCTCGAACCACGGCGCCGGGTCGCGCTGGATCGGCACCAGGTCGACCCAGTCCCGCAGGCCGGTCCGCTCGGTGAACTCGGCGAGCGCCAGCCCGTACGGCGACGGGTGGTGGCCGACGATGCTCAACCGGATCCCGGGGTGCGCCCGCCGGACCCGGTCCATGGCGCTGATCAGCAGGCCCTGTCCCTTGCGCGGTTCCAGCACGCCGACGTTGAGCAGCAGCGTGGTGTCCTCGGGGATGCCGAGTTTCCGCCGCGCCGCGCGACGGTCGCGTTCGGACACCTGACCGCCGTAGGTGACCATCGGCGTGCCGTAGCGGATCGTGCGGCAGCGCGCCGGGGTCGAGAACGGCAGGAACATCTCGCGCGTGGCGTCGGCGACGAACAGCAGCCGGTCCGCCTCGCGCAGCGTGCTCACCCAGCGCTCGCGCACCGGCGGCAGCAGGCCCGCCGGCCCCCAGTTCTGGTACGAGAAATCGTTCAGGTCGAAGCTCTCGTGCAGCACCCACGCGGTCGGCAGCCCCGCCCGGATCGCCGCGTCCGCGCCGGGGAACGCGCCGAGCGTGTTGACCAGCGCGACCGAGGCGTCGGTGCCGCGCGCGAACTGGGCGAGCTCGGCGATGTGCCCTTCGTAGGAGGCGACGTCGTGCACGCGGTACGGCGAGGTGAGGTGCACGTCGATGCCGTGCGCTTCGCAGTCCGCGCGCAGTTCGCCGTCGAGCTGGGTGACGACCGTGATGCGCCAGCCGTGCCGCGTCGCGAGCCGGTCCAGCAGCTCCTGCAACCACAACTGCCCGCCGCCGACCGCGAGGCTGTGCGTGAACACCAGAACGTGCCGCGGATCCGCGCCGCTACGCGGCCGCGCCAGCGCCTTCCGCGTGCGGTCGGCGAGCTGCGCGGCCAGCGCGACGTCGGTGTCCTCGGCCGCCGGGTTGGACAGCACCACCTCGCGCGCGTCGGAGGTCCACTCGCCGGACAGCTCGCCGCGGACGCGGATCCGCACCGACAACGCGCGGTCCTCGCCCGCCGGCAGGTCGATGGGCACCCGCGCCTCGAACCCGCTGACGCCGGCGTCCGGGAAGTCCGGCAGGTGGTCGGCCACGTCCGGCCGCGGCAGGCGGGTGCGGGCGCGGACCGGCTCACCGCCGTCGACCAGGACCTCGACCAGCGACGGCGCACGCGAGTCGAGCAGCACCCAGCCACGCACGAACACGACGTCGCCCTGCGGGTTGTCGCCGTGCTTCGGGGTGTCGATCTCGTACAGCCGCAGCGGTTCCTCGTCGCCGAAGCGGCCGACCTCCACCACGGCGCCGGTCAGCGCGTCGCCGTTCGCGGCGCGGACCACGACCTCGTGCCTGCCGGTCGGCACCGGGTCCGGCGTGCGGATCAGCAGACCGGTCGTGCCCGGCGGTTCGGTCCCGGTGTCGTGGCGCCGCACCTCCGCCTCGGACCCTCCGATGTGGACGGTCACGGTCTCGCCCGCGGTGACCCAGCCGCGCAGCTCGAACAGGTGCCCCACCGGCCGTCCCGGCCGCACCAACCCGGCCGCTGTGTTCATCGTCCCGCCTTCAACGTCTCTTCGGCGTCCTTGACCAGGATCAGCACGTCCTGGTGGCCGTCCCAGCCCGCCTCGACGTACCCGGCGAGGCGCAGCCGCGGGGTGAGGACGTGCCCGGTCACCCACTCCGGGGTGCTCAGCGAGATGCCGTACCCGGGCTGGCCGGGGTAGTCGGCGTAGCCGAACCCGTGGTCACGGTAGTCCGCCAGCACCCGGGCGTGGTCCGCGGCCGTCAGGCCGTACTCGCCGCCGTTGGCCATCCGCCACGCGACGCGGCGGCCGTGCGTGGTGACCACCGCGACCCCGCCCGGCGCGAGCGCGCGCTCGAAGTAGCCGAGCAGCGCGTCCCACGCCGCGATGTCCAAGTGGGTCAGCACCGAGCCGGACCAGATCAGGTCGATGTCGCTGACCTGCGGGATCTCCTCGATGCGCACCGACGCGGGCAGCCCGGTCGCGCCGAAGAACCGCACGCAGTGCTCGACGCCGTCCAGTTCGATGTCGGAGGCGACGAGTTCGGCGTCCGGGAAGGCGGCCCGGAACGTGCGCAGCACCCGGCCATAGCCGCAGCCGAAGTCGAGCACCCGCCGCGGCGCGGGCCGACCGGCGGCCTGCAGCCCGTGCAGGCACGCCCGCAGCGCCTGCCCGGCCACCGCGAAGTAGTGCTCGGTGTTGCCGCGGAACATCGAGTCGCCGGACGCGATGATCCGGTCCATCCGGGTCAGGGTGCGGGCGACCTGCGCGTCCAGTTCGGTGGTGGCCGGGGTGTGCCGCGTGATCTCCTCGGCGAGACGGCGGCGCCAGGCCAGGCGCATCGCATCCCGCTCGTGGTCCAGACCGGGGCCGGAAGTGACGCCGCAGCGCCGGATCGCCTGGAACTCCGCCTCCCGCTCGGCGGCCGCGTCGACGAACGCCGTCGGCCGGTCGAGCAGGACACCGAGCCAGGCGGCCAGGTCCCGCACCGTCGTGCCGGGCGCGGCGCCGGCCCAGCCGGCACGGGCGAGTTCGTCGGCGAGCAGCAGCAGGCCCCGGTCGATCACCTCGTCGGCGGTCGTCCCGGCGCGCTCCCACTCCAGGTCGATCGCCTGTGGCGGGTCGACGGCCAGCACGTTCGACGGGATCAGGTCCCACGACGGGTTGGTACGCACCAGATCCGCCCACGCGGTCAGCAGCTCCGCGGCCCGCCACGGCTGCTCGTTCAGCACCTCGGGCAGCGTCGGGGCGTCGACCACGACGTCCGTCCACTCGCGCACCGCGACCGGCCCCGGTTGCTGCGGCAGCAGGGGAGTGCGGCGGATTTCGTCGCCGACCACGTCCGCCCGGGTGCACCAGCGGGCCGCGCGGTCGGTGTTGAAGTAGGTGGCGAGTACGTCGTCCGGCCAGAGCCGGGCGGCGGGTTCGCCTGCCGACGCGAGGAACAGCAGGCCGTCCACGGTGTCCAGGCCGAGACCGCCCTCGACCATCTCCGCCCAGCGCTCGTCACGTCCGGACAGCTCCACCGCGAGCCGCGGGTGCCGGTCGAGCAGTTCGGCGGTGATGACGGCGCGGGTGATCCGGTGACCGGGGAGGCAGCCGAGGACCTTGTGGACGGTCAGCCCGGCCTCGGCCAGCCGACGCTCCCAGTGGCGGCGCGACTGCCCGCCCGGCCGGCCCACACCGAGCCGGTTCGGCACGGCGAGGCACAGCACCCCGCCGGGCTTCAGCCGGTCCGCGTGCTCGACGTCGGACGCGACGACCAGGTCGTACCGCTCGCCGGGAACCTCGTCCAGGACGCGCACCCCGGGCAGATCGGCGGTGCGGGCCCGGACGGCTTCCGCGTGGTCCGCCTCGACGGCGTCGACCCGCGCCACCTGCTCGCCGAGGTACCGCGTCACCGCGCCGTGCCCCGCGCCCACTTCGAGCACGTGCGCGTCCGGCGGCAACCGGAGCGCCCGCAACGCGTTGGCCCGGCCGTGGTCGAGCTGGTCCCGCTCGCCCGGCGACAGCGCCGCGAAGTGCAGCTCGTCGGACAGCGCGGAGTGGTCGGCGGCGTTGCGGATGATCTCGGCGACCAGGTCGCTCACGATCAGCCCACCGGATAGGGCAGCAACATCGAGCGGACGGTCCGCTGGTAGGCGCCCGACAGCGCGGCCTCGTCGGCCAGGTCGCCCTGCGTCACGTTGACGCGGATCAGGTTCTCGCCCGACACCCAGGTGGCGCGGTAGACGATCGGTGAGGCGACGAGCTTGTGGAACACCACCTGCGGCGGGATGTTCGGCAGCTGGTCGCTGATCAGCACCAGGCCGTTGCGCACGTAGTACTGGCGCAGCTGGCCGGCGAGCGCGGTCGCGGTGGCGGAGCTGTCCAGCGGGATGACCGTCACCGAGATCTTCTCGTTGCCGGGGCCGGTGGCGTCCGGCTGGCGCTGCGAACCGCGCCAGGCGACCTCCTGCACCGAGCGGCTGCTCAGCAGCGTGGCCTCGCCCTCGTCCATGATCCCCAGGTCGACCAGCCTGCTGACCGGCAACAGACCGCTCTGGCCGTCCGCGGTGCCCTCGGTCGGCGGGATCTTGTCCAGCAGCGCCTGGTTGGGCGAGTTGCTGGCGGCGCTCGAGGTGGGCGGCGGCTGCGTGGTCGTGGTGGCGGCCTGGTTGTCGTCACCGCCGGACGTGGTGAGGAAGATCGTCAGGCCCGCGGCGACCAGCACCACGACGACCGCGACGGAGATCCAGACGGCCTTGCCCTTGCCCTTGGCGGGCTTGTCGTCGAAGGCCTCCGGACCCTGCGCGACCGGGCTGATCGGCGGGAAGTCGGAGCCGCCCCACGGCGGGCTCGCGTCGGACTCCGGCGCGTTCCACGGCTGCTGCACCGGCTGCGGACCGGACTGGGGGAACCCGGCGGGCGGGGAGGCCGGGAAGCCCGCGGGAGGTGACTGCGGTGCGGGCGGGTTGGCC carries:
- a CDS encoding glycosyltransferase family protein; amino-acid sequence: MTAQLCFVSATGGSGFMAELMEVVADSVRRAGFRATTATGRYPDADADTVYVVVPHEYFVVTPEADQPTEEQRRRTIAFCVEHPGTATFERSAALLPGLAGAVDINHDSTAELRRRGIPVEHFQLGYSPLWDAWGGDPYSAREIDVTYLGTAERRRSKLLASYADDLADLRVRLLTPPHEPMGPQRVDFLPGEAKFRHLANSRFLLNLHRERSRALEWVRVLEALCNGCVVLTEPSTDLAPLVSGTHLVVTRPESLGAAATALAADPQRERDLRMAGYEFVRTALEPLASAKTLVELAEQVLTASPGMPASPPLAETAAVDAPRPLAIDTPSWDVRFAGTRSLGAPAENPPLATRMGQQTVDARRTSGVEWLPSAAPTVFPDADRAEVDVLLVRRPGEPDPDPLVRDLLAGTVLPRRILVGEDGVAPRPRPRPADVLRHELPLGRGYTRNRLLERSAAPWLLVLDGGLRASRRLLERLVEASADVDVVHCPVADPVEGLVAALPPEERRLAELPYLGSGYLVCRELVESFGGWTEDPLVDGLEDHVFWRRLATRGVPTALVQQVLLSRLRPDPAPRPVDLDPHRVWSLTRILAGEPVTPNG
- a CDS encoding glycosyltransferase family 4 protein codes for the protein MNTAAGLVRPGRPVGHLFELRGWVTAGETVTVHIGGSEAEVRRHDTGTEPPGTTGLLIRTPDPVPTGRHEVVVRAANGDALTGAVVEVGRFGDEEPLRLYEIDTPKHGDNPQGDVVFVRGWVLLDSRAPSLVEVLVDGGEPVRARTRLPRPDVADHLPDFPDAGVSGFEARVPIDLPAGEDRALSVRIRVRGELSGEWTSDAREVVLSNPAAEDTDVALAAQLADRTRKALARPRSGADPRHVLVFTHSLAVGGGQLWLQELLDRLATRHGWRITVVTQLDGELRADCEAHGIDVHLTSPYRVHDVASYEGHIAELAQFARGTDASVALVNTLGAFPGADAAIRAGLPTAWVLHESFDLNDFSYQNWGPAGLLPPVRERWVSTLREADRLLFVADATREMFLPFSTPARCRTIRYGTPMVTYGGQVSERDRRAARRKLGIPEDTTLLLNVGVLEPRKGQGLLISAMDRVRRAHPGIRLSIVGHHPSPYGLALAEFTERTGLRDWVDLVPIQRDPAPWFEAADLFVNSSDVESLPRSILEAVCCGLPVVASDVFGAREMIADGRSGWLFEPNDADALTVALLRALDTPAARRRAIAANAYEKLHGWLDPAGYAAEYADVLTELVKERG
- a CDS encoding class I SAM-dependent methyltransferase, which translates into the protein MSDLVAEIIRNAADHSALSDELHFAALSPGERDQLDHGRANALRALRLPPDAHVLEVGAGHGAVTRYLGEQVARVDAVEADHAEAVRARTADLPGVRVLDEVPGERYDLVVASDVEHADRLKPGGVLCLAVPNRLGVGRPGGQSRRHWERRLAEAGLTVHKVLGCLPGHRITRAVITAELLDRHPRLAVELSGRDERWAEMVEGGLGLDTVDGLLFLASAGEPAARLWPDDVLATYFNTDRAARWCTRADVVGDEIRRTPLLPQQPGPVAVREWTDVVVDAPTLPEVLNEQPWRAAELLTAWADLVRTNPSWDLIPSNVLAVDPPQAIDLEWERAGTTADEVIDRGLLLLADELARAGWAGAAPGTTVRDLAAWLGVLLDRPTAFVDAAAEREAEFQAIRRCGVTSGPGLDHERDAMRLAWRRRLAEEITRHTPATTELDAQVARTLTRMDRIIASGDSMFRGNTEHYFAVAGQALRACLHGLQAAGRPAPRRVLDFGCGYGRVLRTFRAAFPDAELVASDIELDGVEHCVRFFGATGLPASVRIEEIPQVSDIDLIWSGSVLTHLDIAAWDALLGYFERALAPGGVAVVTTHGRRVAWRMANGGEYGLTAADHARVLADYRDHGFGYADYPGQPGYGISLSTPEWVTGHVLTPRLRLAGYVEAGWDGHQDVLILVKDAEETLKAGR